The Mastomys coucha isolate ucsf_1 unplaced genomic scaffold, UCSF_Mcou_1 pScaffold20, whole genome shotgun sequence nucleotide sequence tgtccaacagttcttttacttgcttagctagagtcacaccaaggtattttatattatttgtgactattgtgaaaagtgttgtttcactaattcctttctcagcctgtttatcctttgtgtagagaaaggccactgatttgattgagttagttttatatccagctactttgctgaaattgtttatcaagtttaggagctctATGGtttaatttttggggtcacttaagtatactatcatatcatcagcaaatggtgataatttgacttctttccaatttgtatccctttgatctccttttgttgtctacgtgctctggctaggacttcaagtatagtattgaataggtagggagagagtggggagccttgtttagtccctgattttagtgggattgctttaagtttctctccatttagtttgatgttggctactgttttgctgtatatagcttttacaatgtttaagtacgggccttgaattcctgatctttccaagacttttatcatgaagagatgttggagtttgtcaaatgctttctcagcatctaatgagatggtcaaatgttttttttttcctttgagtttgtttatatagtgaattacttgATGGATTGccgaatattgaaccatcactgcatcccttggatgaagcctacttgatcatgatggataatcctttcgatgtgttcttggatttggtttgcaagaattttattgagtatttttacaccgatattcataagggaaattagtctgaagttttctctcCTTGTTAGttgtttttgtggtttaggtataagtgtaattgtggctctgtagaacgaattgagtagagtaccttccatttctattttgtggaatagtttgaggagtgttggtgttaggtcttctttgaaggtctcataaaactgcactaaacccatctggtcttgggctttttttggttgagagactataaATAACTGTTTGTATTACATTccagatatgagactgtttatgtcattgatctgatcttgatttaattttggtacctggtatctgtctagaaaattgtccatttcatccaggttttcctcttttgttgagtataggcttttgtagtaggctctcatgattttttggacttcctcagtgtttgttgttatgtcttctttttcatttctgatcttattaattaggataatgtctctgtgccctgtagttagtctggctaagtgtttatctatcttgttgatgttctcaaagaaccagctcctggttaggttgattctttatatagtgctttttgtttctattttgttgatttcagccctgagtttgattatttcctaccttcaactcctcttgagtgaatttgctactttttgttctagagctttcagatgtgctgtcaaaatgctggtatatactctctccagtttctttttgtggGCACGTAAtactataagttttcctcttaagactgttttcattgtgtcccataagtttgggtatgttgcagcttcattttcattgaactctagaaagtctttagtttctttatttttttccttgactaagttatcattgagtagagtgttgttgagcttccatgtgtatgggggcattctattgtttatgttgttactgaggagcagccttagtccttggtgatttgataggatgcaaggaattattttaatcttcttgtatctgttgaggtctaatctgtgaccaattatatggtaaattttggagaagttacctTGAGGTGCTTTAggtgttttaggataaaatttctatagatatctgttaaatccatctgtttcatatcttctgttagtctcactgtgtctttgtttagtttctgtttccatgatccgTCCATTGCAGGGAGTGGAGTGTTGAactctcccactgttattgtgtgtgttGCAATGTGTGcattgagctttaataaagtttcttttatgaatgtagatgccctggcacttggaacatagaggttcaggattgaaagttcctcttggtaaattgtacctttgatgaatatgaagtgtccctccttatcttttttgatcactttagggtgaaagtcgattttattcaatattagaatggctactccagcttttttcttggggccattggcttggagaattgttttccactcttttattctgaggtagtgtctgtatcactgaggtgggtttcctgtatgaaacaaaatgttgggtcctgtttacatacccagtctgatagtctatgtcttgttattggggaattgaatacactgatattaatagatattaaggaaaggtaattgttgcttcctgtgattgttttgttatggttggaaatctgttcatgtgactatcttgttttaattttattggaaaattactctttttgctttttctaggatgtagtttccctccttgtattgaagttttccatttattactctttgaagggctgtatttgtggaaacatattgtgtaaatttggttttgtcatggaatacttttgtttctccatctatgataattgagagttttgctgagtatagtagcctgagctggcatttgtgttctcttaaggtctgtatgacatcaacccaggatattctggcttcatagtctctggcgagactatgaagtctggtgtaattctgataggtctgagtttatatgttatttgatctttttccctcactgcttctaatattctttctttgttttgggcatttagtgttttgactattatgtggcaggaggaatttcttttttgacccagtctatttggagttttataggtgtcttgtatgttcatgggcatctctttctttaggttagggaagttttcttctataattttttttgagatatttactggccctttaagttggaggtcttcactctcttctacacctgttatccttaggtttggttttctcattgtgtcctggatttcctggatgttttgggttaggagctttttgcattttgtgttttctttgactgttgtgtcaatgttttctatggtatcttctgcacctgagattctctcttctatctcttgtagtctgttagtgcttgcatttatgactttggacttctttccaaggttttctatctccagaattgtctctctgtgtgatttcttaattgtttctacttccaattttaggtcctggatagttttgttcagatccttcacctgtttgattgtgtttttctgtaattctttaagggatttttgtatttcttctttaagggcttgaacctgtctgtttacctgtgttctcctgtatttctttaagggagttactcatgctcttcttaaattcctctatcaccattgtgagataagattttagattcaaattttgcttttctggtgttttgggattatccaggacttgctgaggTGGGAGGttggttctgatgaagccaagtagtcttggtttctgttggcaagattcttgcatttgccttttgccatctgttgatctctggtgttagatgttcttactaTCTCTGattggaacttgttcctcctgtgagtctgtaagcctgtgtcaacacttctgggagatcagctctcctcaggtaagacctgtgtgcagtgggctgtggatcagtcatccctcctgagtcctgggttcagaacaaactctggagacaggctctccacttgcagggaaagggcagagatggttgtggatctgcagtacctcctcctatgtgaagaaggaggtagaaaggatcctgtgcaggctgccctgccacttctgaggcctgtgcctcctagctggtccCATCTGAGAAGGTCACCACTGAAAATGGAGATATCACTGAGTCTCTGGtttggagcactccccaaaggcaagctctctgctgtGGGTAAGGGGCATAGTGTGCAGTGGATCTGCAGTGCCTCCTCccaggtgaagagggaggtagaaaggcatttcatgtttttataaacttttaaaactccACCAATTTGTACATTATCCTCCATGAAATGTGTGCATAAAGAACAAGCCTGTCATAATGAATGCATATGGGTCAAAAGCTGACTTTCCATTCGAGTACCATTGTAAACTGCTGTTCTTATATCTTGAAAGTAGATAGAGCCTTGTTTACTGTATATTTTCTTATGATTATCATGGCACAATCTCACACAATTTGGCCGGGTGGCAGAAACTATTACTTTGTCATCCCACTGCTGATCTGAATTCCCtggctcctctttttcttccctggTCCTTCCTTTTCCCCTATCCCCGAGTCCTCTTCCTTGAGAATGAGGTCAAGGAGGAGCTCTGGTATTATAAGGAACTTCACAAATCACAAGAATAGATAGAGCTTAATTAATACTCTTGGGATGATGACCACTGGTCTTTTAAAGAGCTTTTTGTGTTGATACTATACAATCTTTATGTGagtaaacaaaaattattaaatgttttcacCAACTACCTACCTTACCTTGAATTATTAATTGTTACCCAAAGATTATGAATTCTAACATTTTCCTTATTGCTTCATTTcataattctttgattttttcAAGATTATAGTACAATAATATAAGTTATCTATTCCTCTATCTCCCGCAAAACCCTTTCAAATAACCCCCAATGCTGTCCTCTgctttcatggcctctttttcttacATAATACATATTCTTAAATCCATAACTTCAACATGttcagtctgtgtaatgttacgtatatgtgtgttttccatttggtTTTGGACAATGAATTGCTGTGGTCTCCCCTGAAGAAAACAATTCCTCCTGAATATTTGGcctggctgggcagtgttggTAACTGTCTTTATTCTAACCACCTGGAAGTTAGAAGCTGACatatctctgagttagaggccatagagtaagttctagggcagccagggttacacagagaaaccctgtgttgaaaaaaaaaggggacaataaagagaggagaggaatgagagagagagagagagagagagagagagagagagagagagagagagagagagagggagggagagggagggagagggagagagacagagacagagaggaagagagagagagaaatatttgacCTGTAGGTAAAGGGGCAGAATAAAGCAAACACTGAAGTTAAATTACCATGTGCACTAGAACCCATAGGAACAAAGTCCTCCAGGAGGgtatattttgagttttcttcaaTTTTCTAAATTCTTATTCACCAAATATATAAAGCTATAGTGTGTGTGACCATCAAGTGAGATGCAGCTCTTggccaaaaacaaaccaaacccaggGACCATGAGCAGAAATGCTTCTAATAATTCATGGAAATGCTTAATGTACAAGAAAGTTTATATTTAGAGGTAGTCCCACAACCATACACACAATTCAGCCTTGATTGGAAAGCAAGAGGACAGTGGGGACCATGGGGATGGTTTTGAGGGGATGTGAGCTGGAGGAGAGTTTGGATGAAGTGGAGTTGGGATGAGTCGACATCTTGTTGTTAAGCTTGTTGATTGGCAGTTGTGAACAGAGCCATGTTTTGTAAGgaagagttttttcttttctcctcaggaTTTTCTATTTGATTCCTACCCCCATACAATGAATAAAGTCAGCTTACTCCACACTGACACAAACATGAAAATCATCTTGTTCTCTGAAATGTGTGTTGGGATCTCAGCAAACAGTATCCTTTTTATTGCTCACATCTGCATGCTCCTTGGTGAGAACAGGTCTAAGTCTATTGACCTCTACATTGCTTTCTTATCTCTAACCCAATTAATGTTGCTTATAACTATGGGCCTCATAGTTGCAGACATGTTTATGTCTCAGGGGAGATGGGATTCTACCATATGCCAATCCCTTCTCTATTTGCACAGGCTTCTGAGGGGCCTCACTCTTTCTGCTACCTGTCTGCTGAATGTACTTTGGACCATCATGCTTAGTCCTAGAAGATCCTGTTTAATGAAGTTTAAACATAAATCTCCTAATCATATCTCAGGTGCCTTCCTTTTATTCTGTGTTCTCTATATGTCTTTTAGCAGTCACCTTTTCCTATCGATTATTGCTACCCCCAATTTGACCTCAGAGAACTTTATGTATGTTACTCAGTCCTGCTCACTTCTACCCATGAGTTACTCCAGAACAAACATGTTTTCCATATCGATAGCCATGAGGGAAGCCTTTCTTATCAGTCTCATGGCCCTGTCCAGCGGGTACATGATGAATCTCTTATGGAGGCACAAGAAGCAGGCCCAGCATCTTCACAGCACCAGCCTTTCTTCAAAAGCATCCCCAGAGCAAAGGGCCACTAGGACCATCATGCTGCTCATGAGCTTCTTTGTGGTTCTCTACATTTTGGAAAATGTTGTCTTCCACTCAAGGATGAAGttcaaggatggttcaatattctaCTGTGTCCAAATTATTGTGTCCCATAGCTATGCCACAGTCAGcccttttgtgtttatttgttctgAAAAGCTTATAACTAAGTTTTGTGGGTCAATGTGTGGCAGACTAGTAACTGTTTGATTATTTATTGATGAGTATGGATCCTGAACATAATCCAATATGCTATTATCAGAGCTATGGATCATGGCCTAGTGAGACATTCTGTGACTTAAGTTGATATatgaaattatcttttttttctgtcaaatCTGTTTATTTTGGATGTGGATGAcaagtatataaaagaaaattaaaacccatTTCCTCTCAGATATCAGAAGAGTTTTCTATCTTTCACTGTGTTTTCAAAAGAGATCTGTGAGACGGCCTTTACTTGACCTGGGTTGGCATATTGCTTTTATAATCCTAAAagggatatatttttaattaatactagtgtgtgtgtgtgtgtgtgtgtgtgtgtgtgtgtgtatttgtgtacttTAGTGTAGGTGATCATCGAGGCCAGAAAAGTCAGCTACTCTGAATCGCAATGTTTAGTCACTTGTGGGTCACTCACTGTGGGTTTTGGTAGTTGATCTTGAGTCTTCTATGCATCATGATACTTAACTGGTGACCTGTCTCTCTGGAACATTCTATGACTTTAAATATATGATAGCTATTAAATTTACAATAATTCAGTTGCCTCAGTTGtttatatttgacaaaatacataaggaaacattgttttgtgtgtcaattatCACAAGATCCAGAAAACTCACACACACGGAGCCAGAACTAATGCAGAGAATTACATTGTCATTTGCACAATGTCGCTCAGATAGCCAGATTTAAAATAGTGAAACCAGTTAAATATCATAGTTATTAGTGAAACCAgttaatagtgaaaaaaaaaaaaacNNNNNNNNNNNNNNNNNNNNNNNNNNNNNNNNNNNNNNNNNNNNNNNNNNNNNNNNNNNNNNNNNNNNNNNNNNNNNNactcagaaatccgcctgcctccgcctcccaagtgctgggattaaaggcatgcgccaccaccgcccggctctttcttttttttttagatgtggGATCAGATCACAGTCTCCCCATGCTGAGGAATGTTAGATTTATATGTTAGATGTTCCTCCAGGAATATCTTGAACATATACTCTGCAAGAGAGACACAAAGCACAGATGTTAAAGGAGTCAAAGTGATAGATAAACAGAATACTTTACATGGAGAAACcattcaaatttaaatattaaattagtcATAGATAATTGCTTAGCCATAGTACCAATAACATCAAAACTGTGGGTTTGTAGCATTCCTGCATACTTGAGATTAAATCAATACTTCCCCAGAGCACACTTTGTGCAGGGGAACCCAAACTCAGCCCTTCATATTACACAGGTGAAGACTCTTAGAGAGAAACAATTGACAATTCTGAACATACTCAGAGGCACACTTCACAGAGTAGAACTGTTATCTGTCACTCAAAGTTAGGCAATGTCTCCTACATGCACCCCATCTAGTGATTCCATTGCTGACACTTATataaaatctaaagaaataaCTGGAAACTGattagaggaaagagaaagattggAGAAGATCTGTTGTGTGTTCTATCTTCATTTTAAGTGAAGCTGTAAAGAGGCTTTGTGTCACCGAATGAAATGATATTTAACTAGGTAACATGAGAGAACACATAAAATCTCGAGAATAgaggatgaagaaaaaaatctcacaacTCTAAGTTATATTAAACCCATAAGCAGCATTGCGTCTGGTGACACAATTATGTAACTCTGAAGTTGAAGGAGCAGATAgctagttcaaggtcagcataaGCTACAGAAGTGAGTCTACATTACTACACAACAGCCACAacccaaacataaaaataagaataagaatgttTTTAGAAATCACCAAAAAGGCTGGGTGTTGGTGGCATAtacatttaatcctagcattcagaaggcaaaTGCAGGGGAATCACACACAATTACATATattaccaaaccaaaccaaacaaaaaatccccaaatATACACCTAGAAAATATATACAGGAAAGGATTAATCTGCTCTCATGTTACTGAGCGAATAGAATAAAACTTACAGTGAGATTAGAACAGTGCCAGCTGAGAGTGAGAAAGGCAAACACTAGGAGCATTGTGCAGGGGAAGTATGGAGATATTTCATCCATAACACCAGGGAGAATAGGCCTAGAGCCACAGACAACTTATGAGAGCTTCCACAGTCCCCCATCCTAATGCAGAGAAGGTAAAAATCATAAAACAGGTAAAGATCAAGTATTTCTGACATTAAGAATGACTTAAGTTTTGACTGACCATTTGGTGTGACCTTTTTATTCCTCTGGCAGATGTGTCAGAGAAATTTATGAGAAAATTTTGATCCCAGCTTGCTCTACCATCAGTGCAGTGTTATCTAGACTGCAATACAATAAagtcaagagacagagaaaaatttCCATCATGGATATCATGTTGTGGGCTCCCCAATAGCCTGTTATCGTGTACAGACTTTAAATTTACAGTCAGCAAAGATGGGTTAAAGGCACCAGTAAGACAAGTATGTTTAGATCTCCACAGGCATAGCATCCTGTTGTGCCATGTCCATCTGCATAAGTGCCCTGCACCCAAGTACAGATTCAAGAGGTGTTCAGGTCCCAGGCAGGCTGTGGGGCAAGGAACTCAGGGGCTTCAGGGAGGTTTTCAGCATCTGCAGAAGAGACACTGAGCTCTGACAGCACCTCAGTGCAGGAGACTGTGTTTTGCAGAATGAGGGGATTTCGTTATAAGATATGTATTTCTGTGATTTAGAATCTCCAAATTCTCTAACCTTAATTTTAGGCCTATTTTACTCTTTTGAATTTAATGACTCTGAGTAGCTGTGCCCATGTTTGGGTTACAAATATATCTTCTGAGAATTGATGGTTTCATTTCCAACTTTAACTATAAATTTTGTTTGCATCTGTGACTGTCATATGACAAATACAAGTATTGTAAGTGACTTCtgtagttttagtttttaaattacttcAGGATCCTTAGAGGTGGGTTGCACCCCCACTCTCTCATTTTAGAGAGTATTCTTTAATTGCTTCAAAGTACCTACCAGTATTTCCTAGTTACTTCTTCATCTCCCTATTAACTCTCAGAGATTAAAAACTGGTGTTGGTCCTTGCCCCCTACtttataaattaagaaatgtCAGCAGAGGGACCATGAAGGTGAGGAAGCAGGCGATGAAACACTGCACACACAGTGGATGTGGTGTCCTCCCTAGATGCTGAGGCACCAGGAACTGATGAGTTCCAGAGAACTCATGGGAGAAACCATCTTTGTGTTCTGTTAATTGAAATAAATATCCCTTCCAATTCCTCTGCTGGTGGACATGCACGACCTCCCTACGTTGCAGCAGCTCTTGAGGCATGTTGTCTTATTCCTgtcctttgctttgtgtttggcttcatatttttttcaaacttcatcctttttttttttttttttttttttNNNNNNNNNNNNNNNNNNNNNNNNNNNNNNNNNNNNNNNNNNNNNNNNNNNNNNNNNNNNNNNNNNNNNNNNNNNNNNNNNNNNNNNNNNNNNNNNNNNNNNNNNNNNNNNNNNNNNNNNNNNNNNNNNNNNNNNNNNNNNNNNNNNNNNNNNNNNNNNNNNNNNNNNNNNNNNNNNNNNNNNNNNNNNNNNNNNNNNNNNNNNNNNNNNNNNNNNNNNNNNNNNNNNNNNNNNNNNNNNNNNNNNNNNNNNNNNNNNNNNNNNNNNNNNNNNNNNNNNNNNNNNNNNNNNNNNNNNNNNNNNNNNNNNNNNNNNNNNNNNNNNNNNNNNNNNNNNNNNNNNNNNNNNNNNNNNNNNNNNNNNNNNNNNNNNNNNNNNNNNNNNNNNNNNNNNNNNNNNNNNNNNNNNNNNNNNNNNNNNNNNNNNNNNNNNNNNNNNNNNNNNNNNNNNNNNNNNNNNNNNNNNNNNNNNNNNNNNNNNNNNNNNNNNNNNNNNNNNNNNNNNNNNNNNNNNNNNNNNNNNNNNNNNNNNNNNNNNNNNNNNNNNNNNNNNNNNNNNNNNNNNNNNNNNNNNNNNNNNNNNNNNNNNNNNNNNNNNNNNNNNNNNNNNNNNNNNNNNNNNNNNNNNNNNNNNNNNNNNNNNNNNNNNNNNNNNNNNNNNNNNNNNNNNNNNNNNNNNNNNNNNNNNNNNNNNNNNNNNNNNNNNNNNNNNNNNNNNNNNNNNNNNNNNNNNNNNNNNNNNNNNNNNNNNNNNNNNNNNNNNNNNNNNNNNNNNNNNNNNNNNNNNNNNNNNNNNNNNNNNNNNNNNNNNNNNNNNNNNNNNNNNNNNNNNNNNNNNNNNNNNNNNNNNNNNN carries:
- the LOC116099250 gene encoding vomeronasal type-1 receptor 41-like gives rise to the protein MNKVSLLHTDTNMKIILFSEMCVGISANSILFIAHICMLLGENRSKSIDLYIAFLSLTQLMLLITMGLIVADMFMSQGRWDSTICQSLLYLHRLLRGLTLSATCLLNVLWTIMLSPRRSCLMKFKHKSPNHISGAFLLFCVLYMSFSSHLFLSIIATPNLTSENFMYVTQSCSLLPMSYSRTNMFSISIAMREAFLISLMALSSGYMMNLLWRHKKQAQHLHSTSLSSKASPEQRATRTIMLLMSFFVVLYILENVVFHSRMKFKDGSIFYCVQIIVSHSYATVSPFVFICSEKLITKFCGSMCGRLVTV